Proteins encoded in a region of the Poecilia reticulata strain Guanapo linkage group LG14, Guppy_female_1.0+MT, whole genome shotgun sequence genome:
- the rsf1b.1 gene encoding remodeling and spacing factor 1, producing MAASAATASSLPGLCPNYAVVCSFLERYGALLDLPELTFPQLERYLQDTSSVPKLLVDLHVKLLRKIGKSVSADRWEKYLVKICQEFNTTWAWELEQNGYKELSMECKTDILKYLCEIQFDENVKFKTAINDEDPDKMRLQPIGRDKDGQMYWFQLDQDDNVRVYVEEQDDLDGASWKCIVRTRNDLAEVVALLKTQIDPELLKRDLEQKSKAEGEADKDKGDTKKADDTSDEDLKDKNEGTENSEVKSETKLSLNGVIEAKLEPELVSETVSAKAQSIKEEPMEAADSKPPPTDPTPPCAAVKGEEVKKSASEEIQQTLKNDQQAKIPLKKRGMKFSEDFGEKNGTITAQNLSVPESNLEQKVQRIHDQVNGEVLPPVDGEPEKQRSKDKPTENLPAAAAGGDKSLQDDSTRTEEKGTENRETNKPPQEATLACEDGDKSSNQEEEEKMDESEPEEVKAKETGEANPDVTSAESEEKSSCVETDVSESKKELSVGESDSSEAKDTKESIKTKDVDLAQEVSAEKDLTKKDPAEKGQTKKDPAEKGQNPAERGETKKDPAERGETKKDPAEKGETKKDPAEKGETKKDPAEKVLVTKVPAEKDHTEKDSAEKDSTEKDSVAKDPTIKELTTKDPAKKDPQENDPMTKDPVEKNQTKKFSAEKDPAEKDSTKTSAEKDSVANDQLIKESMTKDPAEKVSAEKDVEKDLTNVSAKIDLTTKDSVETNQTKNVSAEKDSVEKDLVTKVPVKKDPAEKYSTKNVAKDPAIKDLTAKNPAEMESAKKDQTTKISAEKGPVAKDLTKDPTIKDPAQRDSTKKDSVETESATKDVLKKVSAEKDLAEKDPVAKDAMKTGPVEKDVSEKDSTIKDPTVKDPSNKDPAQKSAEPKAEIIQCADAKTDKPIITDKSGEKTEAPHVNKDKAESGTSNRKSDDVEKVSSENRQDGKKDSNCKDGTICDSRLTGEESGDDNNRTKMQTDEKNSEQKSCEQTDKPSSPAEKKKSPKETESKRKEEEVSSTAKDPPSENKKEISPDKGKEDGSQKSEITDEEAQKQNKTESSPTNSSKESESSKETAEKQTKGAAGDAPADCGRKPEQVRNGNGGSPPQGGARRRNRPPTHRRRAELQRVDRHGDSESDTNTGRCLRRSPRISRPTQKAVEVQEKKIEKPPPTPLLQDRDEDQDKKEEEEEKADVKTVQKKPKEKKADQEGQPKPKGRKRRRTRWSNTRTRRKRKNSDDEDENSEESSSEEEESEEEDDSDEDYKVERNRKRRNRNRERRSSDSSTSSDDDLPPNDDPCKHCGLPNHPELILLCDSCDSGYHTACLRPPLMVIPDGEWFCPPCQHKQLCDKLEEQLLNLDASLKKKERAERSSPSLDSEEDLIHQEKKTRPKRKERLIYVGISVENIITPSVEVEQEKPEIIIKEKKEAKRSKSWGRRSTRAKKTISYRFDEFDEAIEEAIEEDIKEAEGGGAGRGKDMANITGHRGKDISTILQAEEGKENGRPPRPNAAQRRKKRRRLNDLDSDSTVDEEESEEEFRLSETSEEEFVVSDNETEPETEAESNGSNHGGRRHSSSWSRRPQKCRQSSRKRRRPKWYSDDEEDETDDEVEDDDIETERSSDYSDSDLDMSRRRSRRSHKKEVNYCETSGSEGSQAGTNRAKMKPRRCQDSSDSDASFSRDSEDESKDLKMKRRVDSSEEDSRQRRRRLALKRRRASRDSDSDSESDSDDSSEEDRPIRKRVNRIDSDDDEEEAQQEEKPKETKAEEEEEKEDSKGTNSLDRSTAEKQPANGRSEMKNLDGVAAPHLETPKTVSSTPAAAAAPNGLVGQEMAAQDDDEDDLLGVTDLVDYVCNNEQL from the exons ATGGCTGCTTCGGCGGCAACAGCGAGTTCTCTCCCCGGTTTGTGTCCAAATTACGCCGTGGTTTGTTCGTTCCTAGAGCGATACGGAGCCCTGTTGGACTTGCCGGAGCTCACCTTCCCTCAGCTGGAGAGATACCTGCAGGACACATCCTCAG TTCCAAAGCTGCTGGTTGATCTTCACGTCAAGTTGCTGAGGAAGATTGGGAAGTCAGTTTCTGCAGACAGATGGGAGAAATACCTCGTCAAG ataTGCCAGGAGTTCAACACAACCTGGGCGTGGGAACTGGAGCAGAACGGCTACAAGGAGCTGTCCATGGAGTGTAAGACGGACATCCTGAAG TATTTATGTGAGATCCAATTTGACGAGAACGTGAAGTTCAAGACCGCCATCAACGATGAAGATCCGGACAAAATGCGGCTGCAGCCAATTGGCCGGGACAAGGACGGGCAGATGTACTGGTTCCAGCTGGACCAGGACGACAACGTGCGGGTTTATGTGGAGGAGCAGGACGACCTGGACGGCGCGTCGTGGAAATGCATTGTCAG AACTAGAAATGACTTGGCTGAAGTTGTCGCTCTCCTAAAGACACAAATCGATCCCGAGCTGCTGAAGAGAGACCTGGAACAGAAAAGTAAAGCAGAGGGGGAGGCGGACAAAGACAAAG gAGACACAAAAAAGGCTGACGATACGTCGGATGAAgacctgaaagacaaaaatgaaggaACAGAAAACTCGGAGGTGAAATCAGAAACCAAACTGTCACTAAATGGCGTCATCGAAGCTAAACTGGAGCCAGAACTCGTTTCAGAAACCGTCAGCGCCAAGGCTCAGAGCATCAAAGAGGAGCCGATGGAGGCAGCGGACTCCAAACCGCCTCCGACCGACCCGACGCCTCCCTGTGCCGCCGTAAAGGGAGAGGAGGTGAAGAAGAGCGCCTCGGAGGAGATCCAGCAAACCCTAAAAAATGACCAGCAGGCCAAAATTCCACTGAAGAAACGGGGAATGAAGTTCAGCGAGGACTTTGGTGAGAAAAACGGCACCATCACAGCACAAAATCTGTCTGTTCCCGAGTCAAATCTAGAGCAGAAAGTCCAGAGAATACACGATCAGGTGAATGGCGAAGTTCTGCCTCCAGTGGATGGAGAACCAGAGAAACAGAGGAGTAAAGATAAACCCACGGAaaaccttcctgctgctgctgcaggcggCGATAAATCACTCCAGGACGACTCGACAAGAACGGAAGAAAAGGGaactgaaaacagagaaacaaacaaacctccCCAAGAAGCAACGCTGGCGTGTGAAGACGGGGACAAATCCTCCAatcaggaagaggaggagaaaatggaTGAATCCGAACCAGAAGAGgtcaaagcaaaagaaacagGTGAAGCAAATCCTGATGTTACATCTGCAGAGTCGGAGGAAAAGTCATCCTGCGTGGAAACGGATGTGTCTGAGTCGAAAAAAGAGTTGAGTGTTGGCGAGTCGGATTCATCTGAAGCGAAAGACACGAAGGAAAGCATCAAAACTAAAGACGTGGATCTTGCACAGGAAGTTTCTGCAGAGAAAGATCTGACGAAAAAAGATCCCGCAGAGAAAGGTCAGACGAAAAAAGATCCCGCAGAGAAAGGTCAGA ATCCCGCAGAGAGAggtgagacaaaaaaagatCCCGCAGAGAGAggtgagacaaaaaaagatCCCGCAGAGAAAggtgagacaaaaaaagatCCCGCAGAGAAAggtgagacaaaaaaagatCCCGCAGAAAAAGTTCTGGTGACAAAAGTTCCTGCAGAGAAGGATCATACAGAGAAAGACTCTGCAGAGAAAGATTCAACGGAAAAAGATTCTGTGGCGAAAGATCCAACAATAAAAGAGCTAACGACAAAGGATCCTGCAAAAAAAGATCCTCAAGAGAACGATCCAATGACAAAAGATCCTGTAGagaaaaatcagacaaaaaaattctcTGCAGAAAAAGATCCTGCAGAGAAAGATTCGACAAAGACTTCTGCAGAGAAAGATTCTGTGGCGAACGATCAGTTGATAAAAGAGTCAATGACAAAAGATCCTGCAGAGaaagtttctgcagaaaaagatGTAGAGAAAGATTTGACAAATGTTTCTGCAAAGATCGATCTGACGACAAAAGATTCTGTAgaaacaaatcagacaaaaaatgtCTCTGCAGAAAAAGATTCTGTTGAGAAAGATCTGGTGACAAAAGTTCCAGTGAAGAAAGATCCTGCAGagaaatattcaacaaaaaatgTGGCAAAAGATCCAGCAATAAAAGATTTAACGGCAAAAAATCCTGCAGAGATGGAGTCTGCAAAGAAGGATCAGACGACAAAAATTTCTGCAGAAAAGGGCCCTGTGGCGAAAGATTTGACAAAAGATCCAACAATAAAAGATCCTGCACAGAGagattcaacaaaaaaagattctgTAGAAACGGAGTCTGCAACGAAGGATGTGCTGAAAAAAGTTTCTGCGGAGAAAGATCTGGCAGAAAAGGATCCTGTGGCTAAAGATGCAATGAAAACAGGTCCTGTAGAGAAAGACGTGTCGGAGAAGGATTCAACAATAAAAGATCCTACAGTAAAGGATCCTTCAAATAAAGATCCTGCCCAGAAATCTGCTGAGCCCAAAGCTGAGATAATTCAGTGTGCTGatgcaaaaacagacaaaccaaTAATCACTGACAAAtcaggagagaaaacagaagcacCTCATGTAaacaaagacaaagcagagTCTGGTACATCAAACAGGAAGAGTGACGACGTTGAAAAGGTGAGTTCAGAAAATCGACAAGACGGAAAGAAAGATTCAAACTGCAAAGATGGTACGATATGCGACTCCAGGCTGACGGGAGAAGAATCGGGTGATGACAACAATCGGACGAAGATGCAAACTGATGAGAAAAACTCTGAACAGAAATCCTGCGAACAGACAGATAAACCATCCAGTCCTGCTGAGAAGAAAAAATCCCCCAAAGAAACAGAATCTAAACGGAAAGAGGAGGAAGTGTCGTCGACAGCCAAGGACCCACCAtcagaaaataagaaagaaatttCGCCTGACAAAGGAAAGGAGGATGGTTcccaaaaaagtgaaataacggatgaagaagctcagaagcaaaacaaaactgagtcAAGTCCAACAAATTCAAGCAAAGAATCCGAGTCCTCAAAAGAAACGGCGGAAAAGCAAACCAAAGGAGCAGCCGGTGACGCGCCTGCAGACTGTGGCAGGAAACCAGAACAGGTGCGGAACGGCAATGGGGGCTCTCCACCACAAGGGGGCGCACGTCGACGAAATAGGCCACCGACGCACAGGAGGAGAGCCGAGCTGCAGAGGGTGGATCGTCACGGTGACTCGGAGTCAGACACGAACACAGGGCGGTGTCTGAGGCGGTCGCCGAGGATCTCCAGGCCAACGCAGAAGGCCGTGGAGGTTCAGGAGAAGAAGATAGAGAAACCCCCGCCCACTCCTCTTCTTCAGGATCGTGACGAAGACCAAGacaagaaagaggaggaagaggaaaaggcGGATGTGAAGACGGTTCAAAAGAAACCCAAAGAGAAAAAGGCTGATCAGGAGGGCCAGCCAAAACCCAAA gggAGAAAAAGGCGGAGAACTCGGTGGTCCAACACTCGAACGcgcaggaaaaggaaaaactccgACGATGAGGACGAGAACAGCGAGGAGTCATCGAGCGAAGAGGAGGAGAGCGAAGAGGAGGACGACAGCGACGAAGACTACAAGGTCGAGCGAAACCGGAAGAGGAGGAACCGGAACCGGGAGAGGCGGAGCTCGGACTCGTCCACGTCTTCCGACGACGATCTACCTCCAAATGACGACCCCTGCAAACACTGTGGTCTTCCAAATCATCCTGAACTG ATCTTGCTGTGCGACTCGTGTGACAGCGGCTACCACACCGCCTGCCTGCGGCCACCTCTCATGGTCATCCCGGATGGAGAATGGTTCTGCCCACCCTGTCAGCAT AAGCAGCTCTGCGACAaactggaggagcagctgctgaacCTCGACGCCTCATTGAAGAAGAAGGAACGGGCCGAGAGGAG CTCACCATCCTTGGATTCAGAAGAGGATCTGAtccatcaagaaaaaaaaacccgacccaaaag GAAGGAGCGGCTTATTTATGTGGGAATCAGCGTTGAGAACATCATCACGCCTTCT GTGGAGGTGGAGCAAGAAAAACCTGAGATCATCATCAAGGAGAAGAAGGAAGCAAAGCGGAGTAAGAGCTGGGGTCGCAGATCGACGAGAGCCAAGAAAACCATCAGCTACAG atttgATGAATTTGATGAAGCAATCGAGGAGGCCATTGAGGAAGACATCAAAGAAGCAGAAGGTGGAG GAGCCGGTCGGGGTAAGGACATGGCAAACATCACGGGCCACAGAGGCAAAGACATCTCCACCATTCTGCAAGCAGAGGAAGGGAAAGAGAACGGCCGTCCGCCGCGACCCAACGCCGCCCAGCGCAGGAAGAAGCGCCGGCGACTCAACGACCTGGACAGCGACAGCACCGTGGACGAAGAGGAAAGCGAGGAAGAGTTTCGCCTCAGTGAGAC CTCAGAGGAAGAGTTTGTCGTGTCCGACAACGAGACGGAGCCGGAAACGGAGGCGGAGTCGAACGGCAGCAACCATGGTGGGCGGCGCCACTCGTCGTCGTGGAGCAGGAGGCCGCAGAAATGCAGGCAGAGCtccaggaagaggaggagaccCAAGTGGTACTCAGATGACGAAGAGGATGAGACGGATGACGAAGTGGAGGACGACGACATTG AGACGGAACGGTCGAGTGACTACAGCGACAGCGACCTGGACATGAGTCGGCGGCGGTCCCGGCGGAGCCACAAGAAGGAGGTGAACTACTGCGAGACGTCGGGGTCCGAAGGCTCTCAGGCCGGAACCAACCGGGCCAAGATGAAACCCAGGCGGTGCCAGGACAGCTCCGACAGCGACG cGAGTTTCTCCAGAGACTCTGAAGACGAGTCGAAGGACCTGAAGATGAAGCGAAGAGTCGATTCTTCAGAAGAAGACTCCCGGCAGCGGCGCAGGCGGCTGGCGCTGAAACGCAGGCGAGCGTCTCGAGACTCTGACTCTGACTCTGAGTCTGACTCAGACGATTCTTCAGAGGAGGATCGGCCCATACGAAAGCGAGTGAACCGCATCGACTCAGATGATGACGAGGAGGAGGCGCAGCAGGAGGAAAAGCCTAAGGAGACGAAggcggaggaggaagaagagaaggaaGATTCAAAGGGAACAAACTCGTTGGACCGCAGCACGGCAGAGAAGCAGCCCGCAAACGGACGGAGCGAGATGAAGAACTTGGACGGCGTCGCCGCTCCACACCTGGAGACGCCTAAAACTGTGAGTTCCACACCGGCCGCCGCAGCCGCCCCGAACGGACTAGTAGGACAGGAAATGGCGGCGCAGGACGACGACGAGGACGACCTGTTAGGAGTCACAGACTTGGTGGACTACGTCTGCAATAATGAACAATTgtaa